The Amycolatopsis umgeniensis DNA segment CTGGAAGACGCCGAGGCTGTCGCCGCGGGCGAGCAGTTCGTAGGTCGCCGGATCGTCGACGCCGAGCCTGTCGAGATCGATGTCCTCGCCGCGGTTGTCCTTGATGTTGTCGAGCGCGTCGCCGATGACGGTGAGGTTGCGCAGGCCGAGGAAGTCCATTTTCAGCAGGCCGATGGCCTCGCACGACGGGTAGTCCCAGCCGGTGATGACCGCGCCGTCGTCCCGCCGCCACAACGGGATCGCGTCGAGCAGCGGCTCACTCGACATGATGACGGCGCAGGCGTGCACACCGGCGTTGCGGATCAGTCCTTCGAGTCCGCGGGCGGTCTCGAAGATCTTGGCCGCCTCGCCGTCTCCTTCCAGCAGCGCGCGGACCTCCGCCGCCTCGGCGTACCGTTCGTGATCAGGCTCGACGATCCCGGCGAGCGGGATGTCCTTCGCCGCGACCGGCGGCGGCAGCGCCTTGGAGATCCGGTCCGCGATCGCGTACCCGCTCTGTCCATAATGGACACGCGCGGAGTCCTTGATGGCAGCCTTGGTCTTGATGGTGCCGAAGGTGATCACCTGCGCGACGTGGTCGGCGCCGTACTTGTCGGTGGCGTAACGGATCATCTCGCCGCGGCGCCGGTCGTCGAAGTCCATGTCGATGTCCGGCATGGAGACCCGTTCGGGATTGAGGAACCGTTCGAAGAGCAGGCCGAGGTCGATCGGGTCCAGGTTGGTGATGCCGAGCGCGTACGCGACGAGCGAGCCCGCCGCTGAGCCGCGGCCGGGCCCGACGCGGATGCCGACCTCACGGGCGTGCCTCATCAGGTCGGCGGTGATCAGGAAGTACGCCGGGAAGCCCTTGTCGGCGATCACGCCGATCTCGAAGTCGGCGCGGGCGGCATAGGCTTCGGGCACGCCGTCGGGCAGTCTCCACCGGAGCCCGTCCGCGACCTCCGCGCGCAACCAGGACTCCTCGTCGTGCCCCTCGGGAACCTCGAAGACCGGCATGCGGTCGACGTGCCGGTAGACCTCGTCATAGGACTCGATGCGTTCCGCGATGAGCAAAGTGGAATCCGCCGCGCCCGGGACCTCGGCGTCCCAATACCGGCGCATCTCCTCCGCGGACTTGAGGTAGTAGCCGTCGCCGTCGAACTTGAACCGGCCTGGATCGTCGAGGGTCTTGCCGGACTGGACGCACAGCAGCGCGGAGTGCGCGGCGGCCTGGTCCTGGCTCACGTAATGCGAATCGTTAGTGGCCAACGGTTTCAGCTCTAGGCGCCGCCCGATGTCCAGCAGCCCGTCCCGCACGGACCGCTCGATCGGGAGGCCGTGGTCCATCAGTTCCAGGAAGAAGCCGTCCGCGCCGAAGATGTCGCGATAGTCCGAAGCCGCCTGGATCGCCTCGTCCGGCTGGCCGAGCCGGAGCCTGGTCTGCACCTCGCCGGACGGGCATCCGGTGGTGGCGATGATGCCTTCGTGGTGCCGCGCGAGGAGTTCGCGATCCATCCGGGGTTTGCGGTAGTAGCCCTCCAGGCTCGCCGAAGACGACAGCCTGAACAGGTTCCGCAGCCCCGCCGCGTTCTCCGCGAGCATGGTCATATGCGTGTAGGCGCCGCCGCCGGACACGTCGCCGCCGTCGCCGCGCCGTCCCCAGAACACCGGCTTCTTGTGGAACCGCGACTCGGGCGCGAGGTAGGCCTCGATGCCGATCACCGGCTTGATCCCGGCCGACACGGACTGCCGGTAGAACTCGTCCGCGCCGTACATGTTGCCGTGGTCGGTCATGCCCACCGCGGGCATGCCGAGCCGATGGGCCTCGGCGAACAGCGGCGCGATCTTGGCCGCGCCGTCGAGCATCGAGTACTCGGTATGAACGTGCAGGTGCACGAAGGAGTCCACCGGTCACTCCCCACGGTTGTACGATTCCGGCCTGACGTGGCGATTGGACCGAAGGCACACAGGCACTGTCCAACAAGCGACACGCGGCAAGCGACAACCGGAAGTTGTAGGGAGTGCACAGTGGAGCTGGACCTGGGCGCGGTCCGCGCGTTCGTCGCGGTGGCCGAGGACCGGTACTTCGGCGAGGCGGCGATCCGGCTGGAGGTGAGCCAGCAGGCGATCTCCAAGC contains these protein-coding regions:
- the dnaE gene encoding DNA polymerase III subunit alpha is translated as MDSFVHLHVHTEYSMLDGAAKIAPLFAEAHRLGMPAVGMTDHGNMYGADEFYRQSVSAGIKPVIGIEAYLAPESRFHKKPVFWGRRGDGGDVSGGGAYTHMTMLAENAAGLRNLFRLSSSASLEGYYRKPRMDRELLARHHEGIIATTGCPSGEVQTRLRLGQPDEAIQAASDYRDIFGADGFFLELMDHGLPIERSVRDGLLDIGRRLELKPLATNDSHYVSQDQAAAHSALLCVQSGKTLDDPGRFKFDGDGYYLKSAEEMRRYWDAEVPGAADSTLLIAERIESYDEVYRHVDRMPVFEVPEGHDEESWLRAEVADGLRWRLPDGVPEAYAARADFEIGVIADKGFPAYFLITADLMRHAREVGIRVGPGRGSAAGSLVAYALGITNLDPIDLGLLFERFLNPERVSMPDIDMDFDDRRRGEMIRYATDKYGADHVAQVITFGTIKTKAAIKDSARVHYGQSGYAIADRISKALPPPVAAKDIPLAGIVEPDHERYAEAAEVRALLEGDGEAAKIFETARGLEGLIRNAGVHACAVIMSSEPLLDAIPLWRRDDGAVITGWDYPSCEAIGLLKMDFLGLRNLTVIGDALDNIKDNRGEDIDLDRLGVDDPATYELLARGDSLGVFQLDGGAMRDLLRRMGPTGFGDIIAVNALYRPGPIAMNTHNNYADRKNRRQPIESIHPELAGPLREILAETHGLIVYQEQIMRIARDVAGYSMGRADVLRKAMGKKKKEVLEREFEGFRDGMIANGFSLDAVRALWDAILPFAGYAFNKSHAAGYGLVGYWTAYLKANYPAEYMAGLLTSVGDNKDKSAVYLSECRRLGIEVLPPDVNESGLRFSAVGNAIRFGLGAVRNVGVNVVDSIIATRREKGKYASFTDFLDKAELVACNKRVLESLAKAGAFDSLGHTRLSILRVHEDAVDAVVPLKRKQAMGQFDLFGSGEESQDDTSPLAHLEFGAQEWPRKELLAHEREMLGLYVSAHPLDGAERLLRKHAPRPIAAILDNPPREGELVVAGLITSLERRVNKKGEPWAICVIEDLDAALEVLFFPKAYALFAADLAEDNAVRVSGRVNWREDKMSVFGGGLTPLDLSAAGDEEPPLTLHAIAAKLTEDAVLELKRTLLAHKGETPVRVKLAGTSYALDDYPVAISAALLGELKSVPGITPGRA